The following coding sequences are from one Pigmentibacter sp. JX0631 window:
- a CDS encoding pyridoxine 5'-phosphate synthase, giving the protein MATLGVNIDHVATLRQQRGTKYPDPVEAAFIVQNAGADQLTVHLREDRRHIQERDIKLLKEILQIPLNLEIGNTHEMIDFACFIKPFMVTLVPEKREEKTTEGGLNLEEYFDQLKESINLLQMNSIPVSLFIEPSLKDITLTKNLGAKMIELHTGKYADSEGLEAQREYEKIVAATEFALENKIQVHAGHGLNYQNAQKIAKIKGISDLNIGHSIVSYALFVGLEKAVREMKKLIS; this is encoded by the coding sequence ATGGCAACTCTAGGAGTTAATATAGATCACGTCGCTACTCTGCGCCAACAAAGAGGCACAAAATATCCAGATCCTGTTGAGGCAGCTTTCATAGTCCAAAATGCAGGAGCTGATCAGCTTACTGTTCATTTGCGTGAAGATAGGAGGCATATCCAAGAGCGAGACATAAAACTATTGAAAGAGATCCTTCAAATTCCGCTAAACTTAGAAATTGGAAATACACATGAAATGATAGATTTCGCCTGTTTCATTAAACCTTTTATGGTAACATTAGTACCGGAAAAAAGGGAAGAAAAAACAACTGAAGGTGGTCTTAATTTAGAGGAATATTTTGATCAATTAAAAGAATCTATTAATTTGTTACAGATGAATTCCATTCCTGTTAGTTTATTTATTGAACCTAGTTTAAAAGATATTACTTTAACAAAAAATTTAGGTGCGAAAATGATTGAACTACACACAGGGAAGTACGCTGATAGTGAAGGACTTGAAGCTCAGAGAGAATATGAAAAAATTGTTGCAGCTACTGAATTTGCTTTAGAAAATAAAATTCAAGTTCATGCAGGACATGGGCTGAATTATCAAAATGCACAAAAAATTGCAAAAATTAAAGGTATTTCTGATTTAAATATTGGCCACAGTATTGTTTCCTATGCTTTATTTGTAGGTCTTGAAAAAGCTGTTCGAGAAATGAAGAAATTAATATCATAA